One Dokdonia sp. Dokd-P16 genomic window carries:
- a CDS encoding translocation/assembly module TamB: MSEEQQSIQKKPKRKYRWLRIIGRILLTILLILFLLVLFIRTEWGQNIIVSKAVTYLSEKTNTKVELDRVFVTFDGDIAVEGLYIEDKQGDTLVYSRSLEANIPFIPIIQGSGIGIEDAQWEGVRANIIRNDSISGFNFDFIAEAFASSSTAEIDTTATKPLDIIIGDISLKDFDITYNDGVTGITSSYVFDVLEVEMDVVDLEAMKFTATSGLITNGRFDIYQVPVPSDPNAEEIPLPFLAFEELTLNNVSGNYTGTEAGIDFDFDFKELYTEIPKADFNTFTIDVNTINIADSKLGIHMTTIASPTNNEAVASSIFPAYNIQINEALIKNTDVDYTVDGATPSKGIFNPNAVILEDIAFDAKNTFLKDFKAGSTIAHLSGYEFSGIDLKSLATNFLVSEQNLTIDNLKLQLNNSAIDGNISMNYPSFESLTSQPEKVTLNVSIPSVKFNVKDAYRFQKDLSNNQYAGALSKQLITGSVNASGSLASLDVPSLRMNWGKESAISASGSLSNLNDVDKFHMNLPKIQAQTTKRDISKFVSTDSLSINLPEKFKLVGNAKGSIEDITAKAALTTNQGTATIVGRFKNGNNIAFEADVAVQEYAMGELLGNDQLGALTLSVKTSGSGSTVNTLDASLDATVNSFQYNKYAIKDLNFKGQVTNGKGAFNSTYKDENLNMTLDGLVVLDSIAPEASIDLDIKGADLQALGLMQRDVRTGFKLKGNFKGNATSYDVAAIMDDGIVVYDDRSYLIGNLGGTARVRPDSTSVTFDNKIINLDLKSNADPARIATALQDHIYSYFYRDVAVADTLVNPVNLILKGKIRQSPLLNEVFLVNMKDLDTVSIDLDFAQAKRVLNASIKAPHINYGGNEIDSLAFVMNTNKDDFNFNLGFKGIKAGPLAIQRTEISGNQTNNELALDFLAYAGGDKLIQVQSEITGSRENLRFHVLRDSLIFNKKQWGIPVTNEVIITDKKLSFRDFRLKRKLQSVEITDKLPTIEKDHIAIDFRNFKISEFLAYLNPNEQLATGNLNGDLVLEEPFGDLGFLADLYVEKLGLLGENLGTAELTGRSLNGDRYDFNLGVQGGSVDLDLTGDYVADVDGALINMDLDINEIKMEAIDGFSLGELKDGSGSLEGNFKLNGALSSLEYQGFLRFKNAGFVVSKLNAPFSLKNETISLDNDGISMSDFTVLDEKQNTLVVSGLIGTESFINPTFDLTINAKDFQALNAKPEDNDFIYGTAVFDAKASIKGDLQIPIVTLDATVGGATDVTYVMPTAAANIESSDGIVVFVNRENPDAILTRTEEETGTITGFDFKGLFKVNKEAQVTVLIDKETGDNLRIQGEGDFNFTLQPNGRMTLTGVYDVTGGQYEMNLYNLVNRTFKLDPGSRVSWSGDPFDAKLDVRAVYEVQASASPLMASANAGADPAQASKYRQQLPFLVYLNIDGELLSPKINFALDLPEDEQGAIGGQVYSRVQQVNQQEGELNRQVFSLLVLNRFYPDSNSDGSRGGFASIARDNLNDALSDQLNIFSDKLLGKTGFQLDFGLDSFTDYQGTTPQERTQLDIAAQRKFFKDKLTVRVGSSVDVAGQSASGESNPLIGNVSLEYELTEDGQYRLKGFRRSEFENVIDGQTIVSGISLIFQQEFNKFSQLWDAILRKKQQQLVEEEKAKKEATPPKETIENNKNN, translated from the coding sequence TTGTCTGAAGAACAACAGTCTATCCAAAAAAAGCCTAAGAGAAAATATCGATGGCTCCGCATTATTGGTCGAATCTTATTGACCATACTTCTCATATTATTTTTACTTGTTCTATTTATACGCACTGAGTGGGGGCAGAATATCATAGTTTCTAAAGCAGTTACCTATTTATCTGAAAAGACAAATACTAAAGTTGAACTAGATAGGGTGTTTGTCACCTTTGACGGCGATATAGCAGTAGAGGGGCTTTATATTGAAGACAAGCAAGGTGATACACTTGTTTATAGTAGATCACTAGAGGCAAACATCCCATTTATTCCTATAATACAGGGTTCTGGAATAGGAATCGAGGATGCACAATGGGAAGGAGTTCGAGCAAACATCATAAGAAATGATAGTATCTCTGGATTTAACTTTGACTTTATTGCAGAAGCATTTGCTAGCTCTTCAACTGCAGAGATAGATACCACTGCGACAAAGCCGCTTGATATAATTATAGGAGATATTTCCTTAAAAGATTTTGACATCACTTATAACGATGGTGTGACAGGAATTACCAGTAGTTACGTTTTTGATGTACTAGAAGTAGAGATGGATGTAGTAGACCTCGAAGCAATGAAATTTACAGCTACTAGCGGGTTGATAACAAATGGACGCTTTGATATTTACCAAGTCCCTGTACCTTCAGATCCGAATGCAGAAGAAATTCCGTTGCCATTTCTAGCTTTCGAAGAGTTAACACTTAACAACGTTAGCGGTAATTATACAGGCACAGAAGCAGGAATTGATTTTGACTTCGATTTCAAAGAATTATATACAGAAATCCCAAAAGCAGATTTTAATACGTTTACCATTGATGTAAATACAATCAATATTGCAGATAGCAAATTGGGTATTCATATGACAACTATCGCATCTCCAACAAATAATGAGGCGGTAGCTAGTTCCATTTTTCCAGCTTATAATATTCAAATAAACGAAGCGCTAATAAAAAATACAGATGTTGATTATACAGTAGATGGTGCAACTCCTTCTAAAGGGATATTTAATCCCAATGCTGTTATTCTTGAAGATATCGCCTTTGACGCAAAAAATACATTTTTAAAAGATTTTAAAGCGGGTAGTACTATCGCTCATCTTTCAGGATATGAATTTAGTGGTATTGACTTAAAATCTCTAGCAACTAATTTCCTTGTGTCAGAGCAAAATCTGACTATAGATAATTTGAAGCTTCAGTTAAATAATAGTGCTATAGATGGCAATATATCAATGAATTATCCTTCATTTGAATCACTAACATCACAACCTGAAAAGGTAACTCTTAATGTTTCAATACCAAGCGTTAAATTTAATGTTAAGGATGCTTATCGATTCCAGAAAGACTTATCAAACAATCAATATGCAGGCGCATTAAGCAAGCAATTAATAACTGGATCTGTAAATGCATCAGGATCGTTGGCTTCACTTGATGTTCCATCATTACGTATGAATTGGGGTAAAGAATCAGCGATTTCGGCAAGTGGTTCTCTTAGTAATCTAAACGATGTAGATAAGTTCCACATGAACTTACCAAAGATACAAGCACAAACCACCAAGCGGGATATTTCTAAGTTTGTAAGTACAGATTCACTTTCAATTAATTTACCTGAGAAGTTTAAACTAGTTGGTAATGCAAAAGGTAGTATAGAAGATATAACTGCAAAGGCAGCATTGACTACAAACCAAGGTACAGCAACCATAGTTGGTAGATTTAAAAATGGTAACAACATTGCATTTGAAGCAGATGTAGCTGTGCAGGAATATGCGATGGGAGAATTATTGGGCAATGACCAATTAGGAGCACTCACATTATCGGTTAAAACTAGTGGATCTGGAAGCACCGTAAATACACTTGATGCTAGTCTAGATGCTACCGTAAATAGTTTTCAATATAATAAATATGCTATTAAGGATCTTAACTTTAAAGGTCAAGTCACAAATGGCAAAGGAGCATTTAATTCTACTTATAAAGATGAAAATCTTAATATGACTTTAGATGGTTTAGTAGTGTTAGACTCTATAGCTCCTGAAGCGTCTATAGATCTGGACATAAAAGGAGCAGACCTGCAAGCACTTGGCCTCATGCAAAGAGATGTGCGCACAGGTTTTAAACTAAAAGGAAATTTTAAAGGCAATGCAACAAGCTACGATGTAGCAGCCATAATGGATGATGGTATTGTCGTTTATGATGATCGCTCATATCTTATAGGTAACTTAGGTGGTACTGCGAGGGTTCGTCCAGATAGTACTTCTGTTACTTTTGATAACAAGATCATAAATCTTGATTTAAAATCAAATGCAGATCCAGCGCGTATAGCTACAGCACTTCAGGATCATATTTACAGCTATTTTTATAGAGATGTAGCTGTTGCAGATACTCTCGTAAATCCTGTAAATCTTATTCTTAAAGGAAAAATCAGACAGTCTCCTTTACTTAATGAAGTGTTTTTAGTAAACATGAAAGATCTTGATACGGTATCCATAGATTTAGACTTTGCACAAGCGAAACGTGTCTTAAATGCTTCTATTAAAGCACCACATATTAATTATGGAGGTAACGAGATTGATAGTCTTGCTTTTGTAATGAATACAAATAAGGATGACTTTAATTTCAATCTAGGCTTTAAAGGAATTAAAGCTGGACCACTTGCTATTCAACGTACAGAGATAAGCGGTAATCAAACAAATAACGAGCTAGCTTTAGACTTTCTTGCTTATGCTGGAGGGGATAAACTTATACAAGTCCAATCAGAAATTACAGGAAGTAGAGAGAATCTCCGTTTCCATGTATTGAGAGATAGTTTGATTTTTAATAAAAAGCAATGGGGAATACCTGTTACTAACGAGGTCATCATCACTGATAAAAAATTGTCTTTTAGAGATTTTCGCTTAAAGCGAAAATTACAATCGGTGGAGATTACGGATAAGTTGCCTACCATTGAGAAAGATCATATTGCAATAGACTTTAGGAATTTTAAGATTAGCGAATTCTTAGCTTACTTAAATCCAAATGAGCAACTAGCCACAGGAAATCTTAATGGTGATTTGGTATTGGAGGAGCCATTTGGAGATTTAGGTTTCTTGGCAGATCTATATGTAGAAAAGCTAGGTTTGTTAGGAGAAAATTTAGGTACAGCAGAGCTTACTGGCAGGTCACTCAATGGAGACCGTTATGATTTTAACTTGGGCGTTCAGGGCGGAAGTGTTGATCTTGATTTGACTGGTGATTATGTTGCAGATGTAGATGGTGCATTGATTAACATGGATCTCGATATTAACGAGATTAAAATGGAAGCTATAGATGGTTTTTCTCTTGGAGAGCTTAAAGATGGTTCAGGAAGTCTAGAAGGTAATTTCAAATTAAATGGAGCACTATCAAGTTTAGAATATCAAGGGTTTTTAAGATTTAAGAATGCAGGGTTTGTAGTGTCAAAGCTCAATGCTCCTTTTTCTTTAAAGAACGAAACAATCTCCTTAGATAACGACGGAATCTCGATGTCTGATTTTACAGTACTAGATGAGAAACAAAACACACTTGTAGTTTCTGGGCTCATTGGTACGGAGAGTTTTATTAATCCAACATTTGATTTAACAATCAACGCAAAAGATTTTCAGGCATTGAATGCTAAGCCAGAAGATAATGACTTTATTTACGGCACGGCTGTTTTTGATGCAAAAGCTAGTATTAAAGGAGATTTACAAATTCCAATAGTCACACTTGATGCAACCGTGGGTGGTGCTACAGATGTTACTTATGTGATGCCTACAGCTGCGGCTAATATAGAATCTAGTGACGGAATTGTTGTTTTTGTAAATCGTGAAAACCCAGATGCTATACTTACAAGAACAGAAGAGGAAACTGGAACAATTACAGGTTTTGATTTTAAAGGACTTTTTAAGGTAAATAAAGAAGCGCAAGTAACCGTACTCATTGATAAAGAAACGGGCGATAACCTTAGAATACAAGGAGAGGGCGATTTTAACTTCACATTGCAACCTAATGGTAGAATGACACTTACGGGTGTGTACGATGTAACTGGCGGTCAGTATGAAATGAATCTATACAATTTAGTCAACCGCACATTTAAATTAGATCCCGGTAGTAGAGTAAGCTGGTCTGGTGATCCATTTGATGCAAAACTGGATGTACGTGCGGTATATGAAGTGCAGGCTTCTGCATCACCTTTAATGGCAAGCGCAAATGCGGGAGCAGATCCCGCTCAGGCTAGCAAGTACAGACAGCAGCTACCATTCTTAGTGTATTTAAATATAGATGGCGAATTGCTGAGTCCAAAAATTAATTTTGCTCTTGATTTACCAGAAGATGAACAAGGTGCCATAGGTGGTCAAGTGTATAGTCGTGTGCAGCAAGTAAACCAACAAGAAGGAGAGCTTAATCGTCAAGTATTCTCATTACTGGTGTTAAATAGATTTTATCCAGATTCTAATTCTGATGGAAGTCGCGGTGGCTTCGCAAGTATTGCTAGAGATAACTTGAATGATGCTCTATCTGATCAGCTCAACATTTTTTCAGATAAGCTTTTGGGTAAAACAGGATTCCAACTTGACTTCGGATTAGATAGTTTTACAGATTATCAAGGAACCACACCACAAGAGCGTACCCAGCTAGATATTGCAGCACAGCGTAAGTTTTTTAAAGATAAACTTACAGTGCGCGTAGGTAGTAGTGTAGACGTAGCGGGACAGAGTGCTTCTGGCGAGAGTAATCCGCTTATAGGTAATGTGAGTCTTGAATATGAGCTTACCGAGGATGGTCAATACCGTCTTAAAGGTTTTCGTCGTAGTGAGTTTGAAAATGTAATTGATGGACAAACAATCGTAAGTGGTATTTCTCTTATATTCCAACAAGAGTTCAATAAATTTAGTCAGCTGTGGGATGCTATTTTAAGAAAGAAACAACAGCAGCTTGTAGAAGAGGAAAAAGCTAAGAAAGAAGCGACTCCACCTAAGGAAACTATTGAAAACAATAAAAATAACTAG